In Flavobacterium sp. 83, the genomic window CAAAAGAGAGATCATAAAACCTCAAATTCTATACCAAAATATATCGATAACCAAATAGCATTTCTAAACGAACAATTCGAATAGAAATGCTTTTGTGGGAATGTGTTTCTTATTTCGATTTGTTATACATATACCTTGCTATCGCCCAAGTCCCATTTACTTTTTGCAATATAAATGTTTCTCTAAATTCATCCTCAACAGTTTGGTTGTTTGATTTGATTACGTAAGAGCCTTTAGAAGTTGAACTTACAAAGGCGTAATTCCCTGCAAGGGTCACTTCACCGATGGTTACTTTAAGTGTGTATTTAAAATTATCGAACACATATTGAAATGTGCCTTTTAATTGGTCACTTCCTGTTGCGGTTGGTGCTCCGGGAGCCAACAAAACGCCATTGGTTGTAAAATACGACACTACCTTGTTTGTATCCGATGTGTTCAAAGCATCAAAATAGTTATAGACCACTTTTTCAACAGCAGCTTTATCTTTTGATTGTGCGTTTGCATTATTTCCAAAAGCTAAAAAGGATACAATGGCTACTAAACTTAATGTTAATTTTGTCATTTTGTGTTTTATTTATTAAATAGTGTTAATTATATTTTTGCTTCAGCTAGAGTAACAGTTTTACCTAAAGCGCCAAATTCGTGTAAATCACCGAATACTTCAATACGAATGGATTGATTAAGACCACCAACTCGTAATGGTTCAAATCCGTTGTCACCAATCAATTCCTCGATTTCAGTATTGATGTTTGTGTCGTCAGTAGCATAAAATTGAACTGCTTTTTCAGGTGTTTGAAAAGCGGCTGAAGCTAAAGATGCCGCACCTAAAGTTCCTAATGCTTTTGCCAATTTAGCTCCCTTTGGCAACAAAGAAGAAAGTAATTCTCCTGCTGATTCGTCGGCACCTATGATTTTTTTGAAACCACCGTTTTCATCAAGACCAATAGGATTCGAAGGGTCAACGATAATTTTTCCTTCCAATTCTGTTGCATACGTTTTGAAAAAATCTTTGATAGGATCAAAATAAATGGCCAATACAACAATATCTGCCTGTTTGATGGCATCAGCAATGGTTGCTGCATGTGCCAAATTGCCTAATTTTTTAGCAAGTTCAGTGGCTTTTTCAAATGTTTTGTCGGCAATAATAACCGAACGATTTCCTTTTACAAGATTTGCAACAACAGCAGTTCCGATATTTCCTAAACCGATAACTGCAACTTTTGA contains:
- a CDS encoding SgcJ/EcaC family oxidoreductase; this translates as MTKLTLSLVAIVSFLAFGNNANAQSKDKAAVEKVVYNYFDALNTSDTNKVVSYFTTNGVLLAPGAPTATGSDQLKGTFQYVFDNFKYTLKVTIGEVTLAGNYAFVSSTSKGSYVIKSNNQTVEDEFRETFILQKVNGTWAIARYMYNKSK
- a CDS encoding NADPH-dependent F420 reductase, whose product is MTLKSKVAVIGLGNIGTAVVANLVKGNRSVIIADKTFEKATELAKKLGNLAHAATIADAIKQADIVVLAIYFDPIKDFFKTYATELEGKIIVDPSNPIGLDENGGFKKIIGADESAGELLSSLLPKGAKLAKALGTLGAASLASAAFQTPEKAVQFYATDDTNINTEIEELIGDNGFEPLRVGGLNQSIRIEVFGDLHEFGALGKTVTLAEAKI